The genomic region CTTTCGCACCTTTGGGGCACAAATCGGCCTGCAAAGACAAGAACGCCGGGCTCGTGCCCGGCGTTCGTTCTGCATCAGCGGTTTTTTCTGTTTTCGATCAGATCGTCCACCACGCCGGGATCGGCCAGCGTCGAGGTATCCCCCAGCGCCCCGTAATCGTTCTCGGCGACCTTGCGCAGGATACGGCGCATGATCTTGCCGGACCGCGTCTTGGGCAGGCCGGGAGCGAACTGGATATGATCGGGCGAAGCGATCGGCCCGATCTCCTTGCGTACCCAATTGCGCAATTCGGTGGCCAGATCGTCCGACGCCGTCTCCCCGGCCATGAGCGTCACGTAGCAATAGATGCCCTGCCCCTTGAGATCGTGCGGGAACCCGACAACGGCGGCTTCGGAAACCTTCGGATGCGCCACCAGCGCGCTCTCCACTTCCGCCGTTCCCAGCCGGTGCCCGGACACGTTGAGCACGTCATCCACCCGGCCCGTGATCCAGTAATAGCCATCGGCATCCCGCCGGCAGCCGTCGCCGGAGAAGTAATATCCCTTGTACTGCTGGAAGTAGGTTTCCTTGAACCGCTGATGATCCCCATAAACCGTGCGCATCTGTCCCGGCCAGCTATCGGCAATGGCCAGCACGCCAGCGGCCTCGGTCTCCTCGATCACCTTGCCGCTTTCCGGCTCCAGCACCACCGGTTGCACCCCGAAGAATGGTTTGGTCGCCGAGCCGGGCTTGGTGGGGATAGCGCCCGGCAGCGGCGTGATCATGAACCCACCCGTCTCGGTTTGCCACCAGGTATCGACCACGATGCAACGTTCGCGCCCCACGACCCGGTGATACCACATCCAGGCTTCGGGATTGATCGGCTCGCCCACCGAGCCCAGAATTCTCAAGCTCGAAAGGTCGGCCTTTTCGACGAATTGGTCGCCCGCCCCCATAAGCGCCCGGATCGCGGTGGGTGCGGTATAGAAGATATTGACCTTGTGCTTGTCGACCACTTCCCAGAACCGCCCCGCGTCGGGGGAGTTGGGCACGCCCTCGAACATCAGCGTCGTCGCGCCATTGGCCAGCGGGCCATAAACGATATAGCTGTGCCCCGTGACCCATCCGACATCGGCCGTACACCAGTAAACCTCGCCGTCACGATAGTCGAAGGTGAGCTGATGGGTGAGCGAAGCATAAACCAGGTACCCGCCCGAAGTGTGCAGCACGCCTTTGGGCTTGCCGGTCGAGCCTGAAGTATAAAGGATGAACAGCGGGTCCTCGGCGTTCATCGGCTCGGGCGCGCATGCGCTAGACACTCCTTCCATGGCCTCGTGAAGCCAGACATCGCGCCCCGCTTCCATGGCGACGTCACCGCCGGTGTTGCGCACGACGATAACCTTTTCGACGTCCGGGCAATCGACAAGAGCCTTGTCCACATTGGCCTTGAGCGGCACCTTCTTGCCGCCGCGGCACCCTTCGTCCGCCGTCAGCACGACGCGGCTGTCGCAATCCTTGATCCGCCCCGACAGGGCGTCGGGCGAGAACCCGCCAAACACCACGGAATGCACCGCCCCAATCCGGGCGCAGGCCAGCATGGCATAGGCCGCTTCGGGGATCATCGGCATGTAGATGGTCACCCGGTCGCCCTTCTTGACGCCGCTGTCCTTGAGCACATTAGCAAGGCGGCAGACTTCCGCATGAAGCTGCCGGTAGGTGATGTGCCGCGCCTCGGCCTTGGGATCGTCCGGCTCGAAGATGATGGCGGTCTGCTCGCCGCGCGTTTCCAGGTGCCTGTCGATGCAGTTGGCCGAAATGTTGAGCACCCCGTCCTCGAACCATTTGATCGAGATGTCGGGCCATTCAAAGCTGGTGTTCTTGACCTTGGTGAAGGGCTTGATCCAGTCGATCCGCTGCGCCTGCTCGCCCCAGAACCCATCGGGATCGGCGACCGAGCGCGCATACATCTCCTCATACTGGGCCGCGGTGACATAGGTCCGCTCGACAGTCTCGGCGGACGGGGCGAACAGGGCCTCCGAGCTCATGGATTCCTCCTTTGTGCGATAGTCTTTGCCCCACTCTTAACCCGCCGATTCCGGCTGGGGCAAGGCGCTGGGACACCCCCTCGCCTGTTCTTTACGAAACCGGCGAATTTGCCGCTCACGCTTTTTTAGCGCGGGCCTGCCTAAGTTCGTGCCATTGAGAGGGGATCGGGCAATGAGCGAAGCGCAAATGACCTCGCGTGCGGCCACGCACGCCGATATCACCGAAATCCATCGCGAGCTGATGGATCTGATCGATTCTATGCCCTACTACGGCGATCGCTTCAAATCCTATGAAAAGGCGCGCTTGGACAAGACCTTCCTGCGCACCCTCATAGAGCTTGATCCCTGGCACATCATGCTGCTCGAAATGGACGGGGCGACCGGCGGTTTCCTGATCTCCGGCCCAGCCAACGGCACCATTTTCCAATACTGGTCGGCCATCTACCCGGCCTATCGCGGCACGCCGTTGGGCCGGTTCGGCATGGATGCCTTCATCTCCCACTGGGACAATTCCCGCTTCCACAAAGCCTCCACCTATACCCGCCCCGAAAACCGCCCCGCCCTCGCGCTCTTGAAGCGCTATGGGTACAAGGAAGTCGCCCGTCTCGAAGATCACATCTTCGGCGAGGACTATCTCGTCATGGAGCGTAAATTCACCAAAACGGTCGAGGAATACGATAACGGCATCACCCTGCCGCTGAGCAAGCGTCTGAAGCTCAAGGCAATGGCGCTGCTGGATCGCTGAGGTCAGACGGCCACCGGCTTCCGCATCAACCCAAATATCGAAACGTCGATCCCGGTGCGGTAAAGCGCCGTCAACCATAGCGAAACCGACCATAGCGAGATGGCGACGAAGGCCGAGATCGCCGCGCCCATGAGG from Pelagibacterium sp. 26DY04 harbors:
- the acs gene encoding acetate--CoA ligase, producing MSSEALFAPSAETVERTYVTAAQYEEMYARSVADPDGFWGEQAQRIDWIKPFTKVKNTSFEWPDISIKWFEDGVLNISANCIDRHLETRGEQTAIIFEPDDPKAEARHITYRQLHAEVCRLANVLKDSGVKKGDRVTIYMPMIPEAAYAMLACARIGAVHSVVFGGFSPDALSGRIKDCDSRVVLTADEGCRGGKKVPLKANVDKALVDCPDVEKVIVVRNTGGDVAMEAGRDVWLHEAMEGVSSACAPEPMNAEDPLFILYTSGSTGKPKGVLHTSGGYLVYASLTHQLTFDYRDGEVYWCTADVGWVTGHSYIVYGPLANGATTLMFEGVPNSPDAGRFWEVVDKHKVNIFYTAPTAIRALMGAGDQFVEKADLSSLRILGSVGEPINPEAWMWYHRVVGRERCIVVDTWWQTETGGFMITPLPGAIPTKPGSATKPFFGVQPVVLEPESGKVIEETEAAGVLAIADSWPGQMRTVYGDHQRFKETYFQQYKGYYFSGDGCRRDADGYYWITGRVDDVLNVSGHRLGTAEVESALVAHPKVSEAAVVGFPHDLKGQGIYCYVTLMAGETASDDLATELRNWVRKEIGPIASPDHIQFAPGLPKTRSGKIMRRILRKVAENDYGALGDTSTLADPGVVDDLIENRKNR